A window of the Roseburia sp. 831b genome harbors these coding sequences:
- a CDS encoding TRAP transporter substrate-binding protein: MRRKRVLMCGVGVLLAAVTLFGCGTSSSKEKELSTEENQLEVQRYAWPLGTSSPEDTVTQIYAEKFAEEVGRLSDGSMEICVYPNSVLGGDRELLESCKDGDIPFVVQNTAPQVTFMPDTAVFDIPCLFDSIEEVREHVDDEVFLAKMDQVYLDGGYVLLGYADQGFRVMTTNKAITNVNDFKGVKIRTMENSYHMDFWKALGASPTPMTFSEVYIGLQQGTIDAQENPYEVIVSNKLYEQQKYVVETNHLPHLISLIVSEEFYNGLSEEQQAIINQAADLAKEYAREQSDKRIASRIETIEESGTQIVTLDEATREEMKERSKPVYDAISESVSPEIVDAYTNGALYD; encoded by the coding sequence ATGAGAAGAAAAAGAGTATTAATGTGCGGGGTTGGAGTACTCCTTGCAGCAGTAACATTGTTTGGCTGCGGAACTTCAAGCAGCAAGGAAAAGGAGCTTTCAACCGAAGAAAACCAGTTAGAGGTACAGCGCTATGCATGGCCGCTTGGAACCTCAAGCCCGGAGGATACGGTAACACAGATTTATGCTGAAAAATTTGCAGAAGAGGTGGGAAGACTCAGCGACGGCAGCATGGAAATCTGCGTCTATCCAAACAGTGTGTTAGGAGGAGACCGCGAATTGTTAGAGTCCTGTAAAGACGGCGATATTCCGTTTGTGGTGCAAAATACGGCGCCACAGGTGACATTTATGCCGGATACGGCGGTGTTTGACATTCCATGTCTGTTTGATTCGATTGAAGAGGTCAGAGAGCATGTCGATGACGAAGTCTTCCTTGCGAAGATGGATCAGGTATATCTGGATGGCGGTTATGTCCTGCTTGGCTATGCAGACCAGGGATTCCGTGTCATGACGACCAATAAAGCAATTACAAATGTAAATGATTTTAAAGGTGTAAAAATCCGTACGATGGAAAATTCCTATCACATGGATTTCTGGAAGGCACTCGGGGCAAGCCCGACACCGATGACATTCTCAGAAGTCTATATCGGACTGCAGCAGGGAACCATCGATGCGCAGGAGAATCCATACGAGGTTATTGTATCGAATAAACTCTATGAACAGCAGAAATATGTGGTGGAGACGAATCATTTACCACATCTGATTTCTTTGATTGTCAGTGAAGAATTTTACAATGGTTTATCGGAGGAACAGCAGGCGATTATCAATCAGGCGGCAGATCTTGCAAAAGAATATGCAAGGGAGCAGTCGGATAAACGTATTGCATCCCGTATTGAGACCATCGAGGAAAGTGGAACACAGATTGTAACACTAGATGAGGCGACAAGGGAAGAAATGAAAGAGCGCAGCAAGCCTGTCTATGATGCAATTTCAGAAAGTGTGTCTCCGGAAATCGTGGATGCGTACACAAATGGTGCACTTTACGACTAA
- a CDS encoding TRAP transporter large permease: MSSIVVFILFVICLIIAIPVSISLGIVAVLPGAFDSSFTASASYVIRSMLGGIDGFPLLAVPMFVLAGILMAHGQISKKLFDVFSYFLGKRTAGIPCAVIITCLFYGAISGSAPATVAAVGSMTIPLLVEMGYEKDFSTAIVAVAGGLGVIIPPSIPFIMYAMASGESVSDLFLAGIVPGLMIGALLIFYAYYHCKKYGEDKEKINAKIDELHEKGFLRVLKDSFFALLSPVIVLGCIYTGVASPTEAAVISVFYALIVSLFIYKTIKIRELWGILREAMQTYAPILFILAASTAFSRVLTLMQVPQMVSAWILAHVTNKIILILVVNIFLLIVGMVMDTTPAILILSPILLPIVESIGMNPIHFGVMMIVNLAVGFVTPPIGVNLFVASSLTKVPVMDIAKKAMPMVGYFLLALLLIAFIPAISLFLL; the protein is encoded by the coding sequence ATGTCGTCTATTGTTGTTTTTATTTTATTTGTAATCTGTTTGATTATTGCAATTCCGGTATCTATTTCCCTCGGAATTGTGGCAGTGCTGCCGGGAGCATTTGACAGTTCGTTTACGGCGAGCGCAAGCTATGTCATTCGTTCCATGCTTGGTGGAATTGACGGTTTTCCGCTTCTTGCGGTTCCGATGTTTGTTCTTGCGGGAATTTTAATGGCACATGGTCAGATTTCAAAGAAACTGTTTGATGTGTTTTCCTATTTCCTTGGAAAAAGAACAGCGGGAATTCCGTGTGCCGTCATCATTACCTGTCTGTTTTATGGAGCCATTTCCGGTTCAGCACCGGCAACGGTTGCGGCAGTCGGCAGTATGACAATCCCGCTTTTGGTGGAGATGGGATACGAAAAAGATTTTTCCACTGCGATTGTGGCGGTAGCGGGTGGACTTGGTGTTATCATTCCGCCAAGTATTCCGTTTATCATGTATGCGATGGCATCCGGGGAATCGGTCAGTGACCTTTTCTTAGCGGGTATTGTGCCGGGACTTATGATTGGTGCACTTTTGATTTTTTATGCGTACTATCATTGTAAAAAATATGGCGAGGACAAGGAAAAAATCAATGCCAAAATTGATGAACTGCATGAAAAAGGGTTCCTTCGTGTTTTAAAAGACAGTTTCTTTGCACTGCTCAGCCCGGTGATTGTGTTAGGCTGTATCTATACGGGCGTGGCATCACCGACAGAGGCGGCGGTAATCTCTGTTTTTTATGCTTTGATTGTCAGCCTTTTTATTTACAAAACGATAAAAATCCGGGAACTTTGGGGCATTTTACGAGAGGCAATGCAGACCTATGCACCGATTCTTTTCATTCTTGCAGCATCGACCGCATTCTCAAGAGTCTTGACTTTAATGCAGGTGCCACAGATGGTCAGTGCGTGGATTTTAGCACATGTGACGAATAAAATTATTTTAATTCTTGTTGTGAATATATTCCTTTTGATTGTGGGAATGGTGATGGATACCACACCGGCTATTTTGATTTTAAGCCCGATTCTGCTTCCAATCGTAGAGAGCATCGGAATGAATCCGATTCATTTTGGTGTGATGATGATTGTCAACCTTGCAGTTGGATTTGTCACACCTCCGATTGGAGTAAATCTTTTTGTGGCAAGTTCACTGACCAAGGTGCCGGTGATGGATATTGCAAAAAAGGCGATGCCGATGGTCGGTTATTTCCTTTTGGCGTTGCTTTTGATTGCATTTATTCCGGCAATTAGTCTGTTTTTGTTGTAG
- a CDS encoding TRAP transporter small permease: MKKVLHLVDEYLEEFFMIVFLIGMVVVMGIQVFSRYVCSISLSWSEEITRYLFIWSAFLSVSLCTKKCISIKIDQFIKLFPKRGKAVFKVLNLTVEIIFFFYLIPYAYLYLKATIESGQVSPACGIPMYYVQSAPLVSFVLCAFRLVQRWFLEWRVVLDKEKKEPEEGDLASVINEAVSRTKEEGEVK; encoded by the coding sequence ATGAAGAAGGTATTACATTTGGTGGACGAGTATTTAGAAGAGTTTTTCATGATTGTATTTTTGATTGGCATGGTAGTGGTTATGGGCATACAGGTTTTTTCCAGATATGTATGTTCCATTTCGCTTTCATGGTCAGAGGAGATTACCAGGTATCTGTTTATCTGGTCAGCCTTTTTGAGTGTGAGCCTTTGCACCAAGAAATGTATTTCAATCAAAATTGATCAGTTTATCAAGCTTTTTCCAAAGAGAGGCAAGGCAGTTTTTAAGGTGTTAAATCTGACAGTGGAAATCATCTTCTTTTTCTATCTGATACCGTATGCGTACCTGTATCTGAAAGCGACGATTGAGAGCGGACAGGTCAGTCCGGCGTGTGGAATCCCGATGTATTATGTGCAGTCGGCTCCACTTGTCAGTTTCGTGTTATGTGCCTTCCGTCTGGTACAGCGGTGGTTTTTAGAGTGGCGTGTGGTGCTAGATAAAGAAAAGAAAGAGCCGGAGGAGGGAGACCTCGCATCCGTAATAAACGAGGCGGTTTCTAGAACAAAAGAAGAAGGGGAGGTGAAGTAG
- the aroD gene encoding type I 3-dehydroquinate dehydratase: protein MSAYVEVRGVKIGDGIPKICVPIVGKTKEEILAAAKSFENVNPDVVEWRVDWFEGVFEFDKVEDVLKDLRPALKETPLLFTFRTSKEGGEKAIDPETYVTLNKNAAATGLVDLVDVEAFTGDEYVKEIIAAAHESGVAVVASNHDFDKTPDKDDIVGRLRKMQDLDADIPKIAVMPQNKKDVLTLLAATEEMTREYADRPIITMSMAGTGLISRLCGEVFGSALTFGAVGKASAPGQMNAEDLKEVLTLIHKSL from the coding sequence ATGAGCGCATATGTAGAAGTTCGTGGAGTTAAGATTGGCGACGGAATTCCAAAAATCTGTGTCCCAATCGTTGGAAAAACAAAAGAAGAGATTCTTGCAGCAGCAAAATCATTTGAGAATGTAAATCCAGATGTTGTAGAATGGCGTGTAGACTGGTTCGAAGGTGTATTCGAATTTGATAAGGTAGAAGACGTATTGAAAGATCTCCGCCCGGCATTGAAAGAGACACCATTGCTTTTCACATTCCGTACCTCAAAAGAGGGCGGAGAAAAAGCAATCGACCCGGAAACTTATGTGACATTGAATAAAAATGCAGCAGCAACCGGTCTGGTAGACCTTGTGGATGTAGAAGCTTTTACAGGAGACGAGTATGTAAAAGAAATCATCGCAGCCGCACATGAGAGCGGTGTTGCAGTTGTGGCATCCAACCATGATTTTGACAAGACACCGGACAAAGATGATATCGTAGGTCGTCTTAGAAAAATGCAGGACTTAGATGCAGACATTCCAAAGATTGCAGTTATGCCACAGAATAAAAAGGATGTCTTGACCTTACTTGCAGCAACCGAAGAGATGACAAGAGAGTATGCAGACCGTCCAATCATTACGATGTCAATGGCAGGAACCGGTTTGATCAGCCGTCTTTGCGGTGAGGTATTCGGCTCTGCATTAACTTTTGGTGCGGTTGGAAAAGCCTCTGCACCTGGACAGATGAATGCAGAAGATTTAAAAGAAGTTTTGACATTAATTCACAAAAGTTTATAG
- a CDS encoding MFS transporter: protein MNKKFLPSAIILYLNYFIHGIGCSILSQQVVKELLAEQWGMSDVMAVTAIAAALGLGRLISLPFAGPLSDKLGRRASVVIGCFSYVIFFVGIAFSPNVAVAYVAAVLGGIANSFLDTATYPAVTEIINKYTGIATMGIKFFISIAQLLMPFFLGLVAGSAMSYLTLPLVAGIAIAVLGVLAIFAPFPTVEGTGKQESLISNIKNAHFSIESVALILIGFTSTATFQLWLICAQTFGKDIAGIPSESVSVMQTYYSAGTMVALVVTSLLITKFKQVRFLVIYPAISVVMLVLVYLLRTPSICYIGAFVIGYAAAGGVLQMATATVNDLFPKIKGTITSLVMIASSLCNYTILSAASKMSATGVIVMNIVITVIGVVLAIFVNIRYGTLLKNVDE, encoded by the coding sequence ATGAATAAAAAATTTTTACCTAGCGCAATTATTCTTTATTTAAATTATTTCATCCATGGTATTGGATGTTCCATCTTAAGCCAGCAGGTTGTAAAAGAATTATTAGCAGAGCAGTGGGGCATGTCAGATGTTATGGCTGTCACCGCAATCGCAGCAGCACTTGGACTTGGACGTTTGATTTCCCTTCCATTTGCAGGACCACTATCCGATAAATTAGGACGTCGTGCATCCGTTGTCATTGGATGTTTCTCCTATGTGATTTTCTTTGTCGGAATAGCATTCTCACCAAACGTAGCAGTTGCCTATGTTGCAGCCGTTCTTGGTGGTATCGCAAACTCATTCTTAGACACTGCAACCTATCCGGCTGTTACGGAAATCATCAACAAATATACCGGTATCGCTACAATGGGAATTAAATTTTTCATTTCCATTGCACAGCTTTTAATGCCATTCTTCTTAGGCTTAGTTGCAGGAAGTGCAATGTCTTACTTAACACTTCCGCTTGTCGCAGGCATCGCAATCGCAGTGCTTGGTGTACTTGCAATTTTTGCTCCATTCCCAACCGTAGAGGGAACCGGAAAACAGGAATCTTTGATTAGCAATATCAAAAATGCACATTTTTCCATTGAAAGTGTAGCATTGATTTTAATTGGATTTACCAGCACAGCAACGTTCCAGTTATGGTTAATCTGTGCACAGACATTCGGAAAAGATATCGCAGGAATTCCTTCTGAGAGCGTATCTGTGATGCAGACCTATTACTCAGCAGGAACGATGGTAGCGTTAGTGGTAACATCCTTATTAATCACAAAGTTTAAACAGGTAAGATTTTTGGTAATCTACCCGGCAATCTCTGTCGTGATGTTAGTTCTTGTTTACTTACTTAGAACACCATCTATCTGCTACATTGGTGCATTTGTCATCGGTTACGCAGCAGCCGGTGGAGTTCTTCAGATGGCAACCGCTACGGTAAACGACTTATTCCCTAAAATCAAGGGAACCATCACAAGCTTAGTTATGATTGCCTCCAGCTTGTGTAATTACACAATTTTGAGTGCAGCATCTAAGATGAGCGCAACCGGTGTTATCGTGATGAACATTGTCATCACAGTAATTGGTGTAGTTCTTGCAATTTTTGTCAATATCAGATATGGTACATTATTGAAGAACGTAGATGAATAA
- a CDS encoding shikimate dehydrogenase produces MAERITGHTELIGLMAYPIRHSSSPAMHNEAFAYLGLDYAYLAFEVDNSTLEDAVKGLRALKMVGSNVSMPNKTVVGQYLDKLSPAAELCGAVNTIVNENGVLTGHITDGIGFMQSLKDNDIDVIGKKMTIAGAGGAATAIEIQAALDGVKEISIFNIHDKFWDNAVETVRKINERTDCKATLYDLDDKEKLREEMADSYIFVNGTGVGMKPLEGQSVVPDKSFFRPELIVVDVPYSPLETKMRSMAKEVGCKTMNGLGMMLFQGAAAFKLWTGKDMPIEHMKEVLNIKYE; encoded by the coding sequence ATGGCAGAGAGAATTACAGGTCACACAGAACTTATTGGATTAATGGCATACCCAATCAGACATTCCAGTTCACCGGCAATGCACAACGAAGCATTCGCTTATTTGGGATTGGATTATGCATACCTTGCATTTGAAGTAGACAATTCTACATTAGAGGATGCCGTAAAAGGTCTTCGTGCCTTAAAGATGGTTGGTTCTAACGTATCTATGCCAAACAAGACAGTAGTAGGACAGTATCTCGACAAATTATCACCGGCAGCAGAGCTTTGTGGCGCAGTAAACACAATCGTAAATGAAAATGGTGTTTTAACAGGCCATATCACAGATGGTATCGGATTCATGCAGTCCTTAAAAGACAACGACATCGATGTGATTGGTAAGAAAATGACAATCGCAGGTGCCGGCGGTGCTGCAACAGCAATCGAAATCCAGGCTGCATTAGATGGTGTAAAAGAAATCTCCATCTTCAACATTCATGATAAATTCTGGGATAACGCAGTAGAAACTGTAAGAAAAATCAACGAGCGTACCGATTGTAAAGCCACACTTTATGATTTGGATGACAAGGAAAAATTAAGAGAAGAAATGGCTGACTCTTACATTTTCGTAAACGGAACAGGCGTTGGTATGAAACCATTAGAAGGACAGTCTGTTGTACCGGATAAATCTTTCTTCCGCCCGGAATTAATCGTTGTGGATGTTCCTTATTCTCCACTTGAGACAAAAATGCGTTCTATGGCAAAAGAAGTAGGATGTAAGACGATGAACGGACTTGGCATGATGTTATTCCAGGGAGCAGCAGCATTCAAACTCTGGACAGGAAAAGATATGCCAATCGAACACATGAAAGAAGTTTTAAATATCAAATACGAATAA
- a CDS encoding LysR family transcriptional regulator, with protein sequence MTLNQLSYFYQAATLQHFNQAAEKMNISEPSLSRSISALEDELGVTLFEKKGRNVILTKAGQIFLEHTEIILNDIQRAENKMKQIATDGGHIDIAYVSPLAKSYIPKTVRSFLAQDENKNVTFHFSQDITRHNIEGLKKGTYNVIFGSYSPDEPNIEFLPIILQEMVVILPTDHPLCASEAIEAGVFEQYPVLSYDHNSGLGKYTKNFFKEHGVAPNYICESPDENGIASLVAEGFGIALVADVDSIHRPDICIRPLIPSESFAHTVYMGYMQGKYQLPAVSRFIQFVKANRY encoded by the coding sequence ATGACTTTGAATCAATTGAGTTATTTTTACCAGGCAGCGACCTTGCAGCACTTTAACCAGGCGGCAGAAAAAATGAATATTTCGGAGCCAAGTTTAAGCCGGTCCATCAGCGCCTTAGAAGATGAACTTGGCGTCACTTTATTTGAAAAAAAAGGTAGAAACGTCATTTTAACCAAGGCTGGACAGATTTTTCTAGAACACACCGAAATCATTCTCAACGACATCCAGCGGGCAGAAAATAAAATGAAGCAGATTGCAACGGACGGTGGGCACATTGACATTGCTTATGTTTCCCCACTTGCGAAATCTTATATTCCAAAAACAGTCCGTTCTTTTTTAGCGCAGGATGAGAACAAAAATGTAACCTTTCACTTTTCACAGGATATCACCCGACATAATATTGAAGGATTAAAAAAAGGAACCTACAATGTAATCTTCGGTTCCTACTCTCCTGATGAGCCAAATATTGAGTTTCTTCCTATTATACTTCAGGAAATGGTTGTCATCCTTCCAACAGACCATCCTTTGTGCGCCAGTGAAGCAATTGAAGCCGGTGTTTTCGAGCAGTACCCGGTTCTTTCCTATGACCACAACTCCGGTCTTGGAAAATACACCAAGAACTTTTTTAAGGAACATGGCGTTGCTCCAAACTATATCTGTGAATCCCCGGATGAGAACGGAATCGCTTCCCTCGTTGCGGAAGGGTTCGGTATCGCGCTCGTTGCCGATGTCGATTCCATTCACCGACCGGACATCTGCATCCGCCCCTTAATTCCGTCCGAATCCTTTGCGCACACCGTCTACATGGGCTACATGCAGGGAAAATACCAGCTCCCTGCCGTGTCCCGCTTTATCCAGTTTGTCAAGGCGAACCGGTATTAA
- a CDS encoding LysR family transcriptional regulator gives MNLNQLEYFVTLAKEEHYTRAAQMLSITQPSLSHAISLLEQELGTRLFEKKGRNVVLTRYGKIFLPYVEETLKTLDIGVKRIKTMNGSKEGEIRLAYIYTLGSSFAPRMVRGFLDAFSDYQIDFQFTVGSTSEIVEGIKEDRFDLAFASFQDREPDLSFERIGNQKLVLVVPKNHPLAMRESVDLRETTPYPQIFFPKTSGLRPVVDQLFEKISQFPQIAFEIEEDSSMAGLVAQDFGIAIMPQIPILKTLPVKTLQIEHPAYERSVYMVTKKDHYLPPVVKAFQSYVQSETGNLEL, from the coding sequence ATGAATCTCAATCAGCTGGAATACTTTGTGACACTTGCAAAAGAGGAACACTATACGAGGGCGGCACAGATGTTATCCATCACGCAGCCAAGCTTAAGCCATGCGATTTCGCTGCTAGAGCAGGAACTTGGAACCAGATTGTTTGAAAAAAAAGGAAGAAACGTTGTGCTGACACGTTACGGAAAGATTTTTCTTCCTTATGTGGAGGAGACGCTAAAGACGTTAGACATCGGGGTAAAGCGCATTAAAACTATGAACGGAAGTAAAGAGGGGGAGATACGTCTTGCCTATATCTATACGTTGGGAAGTTCGTTCGCACCGAGGATGGTGCGCGGGTTTTTAGATGCTTTTTCGGATTATCAGATTGATTTTCAATTTACGGTTGGCTCGACAAGTGAAATTGTAGAAGGGATTAAGGAAGATCGTTTTGACCTGGCATTTGCGTCTTTTCAGGACAGGGAGCCGGATTTGTCCTTTGAGCGTATCGGCAATCAAAAGCTTGTACTGGTTGTGCCAAAGAATCATCCGCTTGCCATGCGTGAGAGTGTAGACCTTCGCGAGACAACGCCGTATCCGCAGATTTTCTTTCCGAAAACGAGTGGACTTCGCCCGGTTGTAGATCAGCTTTTTGAAAAGATAAGCCAGTTCCCGCAGATTGCATTTGAAATAGAAGAGGACAGCAGCATGGCGGGACTTGTGGCACAGGATTTTGGAATCGCAATCATGCCGCAGATTCCGATTTTAAAGACGCTGCCGGTGAAAACCTTACAGATTGAACATCCGGCATACGAGCGCTCCGTCTATATGGTCACCAAAAAAGACCATTACCTTCCACCGGTTGTCAAAGCATTCCAAAGCTATGTACAAAGTGAAACCGGAAACCTTGAATTATAG
- a CDS encoding NAD(P)/FAD-dependent oxidoreductase, which produces MRKNYPHIFEPMTIRRMTVKNRIVMTPMGTNYGEQNGEMSFLHINYYEQRAKGGTGLLIVENASVDSPQGSNGTTQLRIDLDNYIPRLYKLCENVHKHGACIAIQLNHAGASAMSSRIGMQPVSASDVPSKAGGEIPRPLEKEEILHIVKKYGEAAKRAQICGFDAVEIHAGHSYLISQFLSPITNKRTDEFGGSAENRARFAKLVIEEVRKQVGPFFPIFVRISADEMMEGGNTLEDTLEYLQYFEKEVDVFDVSCGLNGSIQYQIDANYLPDGWRSYMAKAVKEKYGKPCMTVGNIRDPKVAEDILARGDADFIGMGRGLIADPEWVNKIEYGHECDLRKCISCNIGCAGHRIGLNQPIRCTVNPAVNSGDDYMKTKVNKPCNVVVIGGGTAGLEAACTAAEVGCTTFLIEKNAELGGLASVISKIPDKKRLADFPNYMIHRASKLHNLFIFKNTAATVEMVKSLNPDIIVNATGSVPTLPPITGLHDLVDKDDTRVATVLKMIERINEYPEDMKGKKVAIIGSGAVGLDVMEFFTPRGAEVTMVEMLPMIGNGLDPVSKCDTNAKMAKYNVRQMTNTALQEVKSDRYIVKNPDGEIEEIPFDYGFICLGMRANTPVLADLEEAFSDTNVEIVNIGDSKRARRIIEGTEEGRNILNVLARHDFL; this is translated from the coding sequence ATGAGAAAAAACTATCCACATATTTTTGAACCAATGACCATTCGTCGTATGACAGTCAAAAACAGAATCGTAATGACCCCTATGGGAACCAACTACGGTGAACAGAACGGTGAAATGAGTTTTCTTCATATTAACTATTACGAGCAGCGCGCGAAAGGCGGTACCGGTCTTCTTATCGTAGAAAATGCCAGCGTTGATTCCCCTCAGGGTTCTAACGGTACTACCCAGCTTCGTATCGACTTAGATAACTACATCCCAAGATTATATAAATTATGTGAAAACGTTCACAAGCATGGTGCCTGTATCGCAATTCAGTTAAACCATGCAGGTGCTTCTGCAATGTCATCCCGTATCGGCATGCAGCCGGTATCCGCTTCTGACGTTCCATCCAAAGCAGGTGGAGAGATTCCTCGTCCTTTGGAAAAAGAAGAGATTCTTCACATTGTAAAAAAATACGGAGAAGCAGCAAAACGTGCTCAGATCTGTGGTTTCGACGCTGTTGAAATCCACGCCGGACACTCTTACTTAATCAGCCAGTTCCTCTCTCCGATTACCAATAAGAGAACAGACGAATTCGGTGGAAGTGCAGAAAACAGAGCACGCTTCGCAAAATTAGTCATTGAGGAAGTCCGTAAACAGGTTGGACCATTCTTCCCTATCTTTGTCCGCATCAGCGCTGACGAAATGATGGAAGGCGGAAATACCTTAGAGGATACCTTAGAGTATTTACAGTATTTTGAAAAAGAAGTTGACGTCTTTGACGTTTCCTGTGGATTAAACGGATCCATCCAGTATCAGATTGATGCAAACTATCTTCCAGATGGATGGAGATCTTACATGGCAAAAGCGGTTAAGGAAAAATATGGCAAACCTTGTATGACCGTTGGTAACATCCGTGATCCTAAGGTTGCAGAAGATATTCTTGCAAGAGGCGATGCAGACTTCATCGGAATGGGCCGTGGTCTTATCGCAGATCCGGAATGGGTCAACAAAATAGAATACGGTCATGAATGTGACTTAAGAAAATGTATTTCCTGTAACATTGGATGTGCTGGCCACAGAATCGGTTTAAACCAGCCAATCCGTTGTACCGTTAACCCTGCTGTCAACAGTGGTGATGACTACATGAAGACCAAAGTAAACAAACCATGTAACGTTGTTGTTATCGGTGGTGGTACTGCCGGTTTAGAGGCTGCCTGCACCGCTGCAGAAGTCGGATGTACGACTTTCCTTATCGAAAAAAATGCTGAACTTGGCGGACTTGCATCTGTAATTTCCAAAATCCCGGACAAAAAACGTCTTGCAGATTTCCCAAATTACATGATTCACAGAGCATCCAAGCTGCACAACTTATTTATCTTTAAAAACACAGCAGCAACCGTTGAAATGGTGAAGAGCTTAAACCCGGATATCATTGTAAACGCAACCGGATCCGTTCCTACTCTTCCACCAATCACAGGACTTCATGACCTTGTAGATAAAGATGATACACGTGTTGCAACTGTTTTAAAAATGATTGAACGCATCAACGAATATCCAGAAGATATGAAAGGCAAAAAAGTTGCCATCATCGGTAGTGGTGCCGTTGGTCTTGATGTAATGGAATTCTTCACACCAAGAGGTGCTGAAGTGACTATGGTAGAGATGCTTCCTATGATTGGAAACGGTCTTGATCCTGTTTCAAAATGTGACACAAACGCAAAAATGGCAAAATACAACGTTCGCCAAATGACCAATACAGCTCTTCAGGAAGTAAAGAGCGACCGTTATATTGTAAAAAATCCAGATGGAGAAATCGAGGAAATTCCTTTCGACTATGGTTTCATCTGTCTTGGAATGCGTGCAAATACTCCGGTATTAGCCGATTTAGAAGAAGCTTTCTCTGATACAAATGTTGAAATTGTCAACATCGGAGACAGCAAACGTGCTAGAAGGATCATTGAGGGCACAGAAGAAGGACGTAACATCCTTAATGTACTTGCCCGCCATGACTTCTTATAG
- the aroE gene encoding shikimate dehydrogenase, which translates to MEKRISGKTGLLGLIGSPVGHSASPAMYNYSFEKLGLDYAYLAFDIKVEQVKDAVAAMRTLHMRGCNVTMPDKTEAAKYMDELSPAAQIIGAVNTIVNDDGKLTGHITDGEGFVQNLRDHGIEIKGKKITVAGGGGAATAIQVQCALDGAREISIFNIKDAFFERTLETAEKIKKAVPGCVVNVYDIADTKKMTEEIASSDIFANATIVGMKPMEKESVVKDLSAFRPGLVVADAVYNPEETRLLREAKEAGCTCIGGKGMLLWQGVAAFKLYTGMEMPVEDVKKLFFS; encoded by the coding sequence ATGGAAAAGAGAATTTCAGGCAAGACAGGTTTATTAGGATTGATTGGTTCACCGGTAGGACATTCCGCATCACCGGCGATGTATAATTACAGCTTTGAGAAGCTTGGATTAGATTATGCTTATCTTGCGTTTGATATAAAGGTAGAACAGGTAAAGGATGCAGTTGCAGCAATGCGTACATTACATATGAGAGGCTGTAATGTTACGATGCCAGATAAGACAGAGGCTGCAAAATACATGGATGAACTTTCACCGGCAGCACAGATTATCGGCGCCGTCAATACCATTGTCAATGACGATGGAAAACTGACCGGTCACATTACAGACGGAGAGGGGTTCGTACAGAATCTGCGTGACCATGGAATCGAGATAAAAGGAAAGAAAATCACGGTTGCCGGAGGCGGCGGAGCAGCAACGGCAATTCAGGTGCAGTGTGCACTAGACGGTGCAAGAGAGATTTCAATTTTTAACATCAAGGACGCTTTTTTTGAAAGAACCTTAGAGACAGCAGAGAAGATTAAAAAAGCGGTTCCGGGATGCGTTGTAAATGTTTATGATATTGCAGACACGAAGAAGATGACAGAAGAGATTGCTTCTAGTGATATTTTTGCAAATGCGACAATCGTTGGTATGAAACCGATGGAAAAGGAGAGTGTTGTAAAAGACTTAAGCGCATTCCGTCCAGGACTTGTTGTGGCAGATGCTGTATATAACCCGGAGGAGACAAGACTTCTTCGTGAGGCAAAAGAAGCCGGATGTACCTGTATCGGTGGAAAAGGAATGCTTTTGTGGCAGGGTGTTGCCGCATTTAAACTTTACACAGGTATGGAGATGCCGGTAGAAGATGTGAAGAAATTATTCTTTTCATAA